A window of Diospyros lotus cultivar Yz01 chromosome 14, ASM1463336v1, whole genome shotgun sequence contains these coding sequences:
- the LOC127789542 gene encoding molybdate transporter 2-like, translated as MGPTPRKMEPEPETSSHATTPLLRAPRWRHRLAALPCATSLRLKTTVWPELGGSVGDLGTFIPIVLALTLVSHLDLGTTLIFTALYNIATGLLFGIPMPVQPMKSIAAVAVSESPHLTVPQIAAAGISTAAVLLLLGATGLMSFFYRFIPLPVVRGVQLSQGLSFAFSAIKYIRYNQDFAAGKSGSPRSWLGLDGLILALFSLSFLILSTGSGDSVDNDQTHNLDQSHSQSQRRVRQRLRILSAIPAALIVFVFGLVLCFLRDPSIFSDLQLGPSKIHLVKPSLEDWKIGFFRAAIPQIPLSVLNSVIAVCKLSADLFPEREVSATAVSVSVGAMNLVGCWFGAMPVCHGAGGLAGQYRFGGRSGASVAFLGAGKLVLGLAFGNSFVKILGQFPIGILGVLLLFAGIELAMASRDMKTKEESFVMLVCAAVSLTGSSAALGFGCGIVLFLLLKLRQMDCHGYSSKLLKFKPRSSVQDEADAEIGHSQSSN; from the coding sequence ATGGGTCCAACTCCAAGAAAAATGGAACCGGAACCAGAAACGTCCAGCCACGCCACCACCCCTCTCCTCCGAGCCCCACGGTGGCGCCACCGCCTCGCCGCCCTCCCATGCGCCACTAGCCTCCGCCTGAAGACCACCGTGTGGCCGGAGCTTGGGGGCTCCGTCGGCGACCTTGGCACCTTCATTCCCATCGTGCTGGCCCTGACCCTGGTCTCCCACCTTGACCTGGGCACCACCCTCATCTTCACCGCCCTCTACAACATCGCCACCGGCCTCCTCTTCGGCATCCCCATGCCCGTCCAGCCCATGAAGTCCATCGCTGCCGTTGCCGTCTCCGAATCCCCCCACCTCACCGTCCCCCAAATCGCCGCCGCCGGCATTTCCACCGCGGCTGTCCTCCTCCTCCTCGGCGCCACCGGTCTCATGTCCTTCTTCTACCGCTTCATCCCCCTCCCCGTCGTCCGTGGCGTCCAGCTTTCCCAAGGCCTCTCCTTCGCCTTCTCCGCCATCAAATACATCCGCTACAACCAAGATTTCGCCGCCGGCAAATCCGGATCCCCCCGATCCTGGCTCGGCCTCGACGGCCTAATTCTGGCCCTTTTCTCACTATCCTTCCTAATATTGTCCACCGGCTCGGGAGACTCAGTCGACAACGATCAAACCCACAATCTCGATCAGTCTCATTCTCAATCTCAACGCCGCGTTCGTCAAAGACTGCGGATTCTGTCGGCCATTCCGGCGGCTCTCATCGTGTTCGTCTTTGGGTTAGTTTTGTGCTTTCTTCGTGACCCATCAATCTTCAGCGATCTCCAACTGGGTCCGTCCAAGATCCACTTGGTCAAACCCTCTTTGGAGGATTGGAAAATTGGATTCTTCAGAGCCGCAATCCCTCAAATCCCGTTATCGGTACTGAACTCCGTGATAGCCGTCTGCAAACTATCGGCCGATCTGTTTCCCGAACGGGAAGTGTCGGCAACAGCGGTTTCGGTGAGCGTAGGGGCCATGAATCTGGTCGGGTGCTGGTTCGGGGCAATGCCAGTGTGCCACGGCGCCGGCGGGCTTGCCGGCCAGTACCGGTTCGGCGGGCGGAGCGGCGCGTCGGTGGCTTTTCTGGGGGCCGGAAAGCTGGTTCTGGGGCTAGCCTTCGGGAACTCGTTCGTGAAGATATTGGGCCAGTTTCCGATAGGGATTCTGGGGGTGCTCTTGCTGTTTGCCGGGATTGAATTGGCCATGGCTTCCAGAGACATGAAGACGAAAGAAGAGTCGTTTGTGATGCTGGTTTGTGCGGCTGTTTCACTGACTGGGTCGAGCGCCGCTTTGGGATTTGGGTGCGGAATTGTGCTGTTTTTGCTGCTGAAACTGAGGCAAATGGATTGCCATGGTTACAGCTCCAAGCTCCTCAAATTCAAGCCCAGATCCTCTGTTCAGGATGAAGCGGATGCCGAGATTGGCCACTCCCAATCCTCAAATTGA